The following DNA comes from Dermochelys coriacea isolate rDerCor1 chromosome 21, rDerCor1.pri.v4, whole genome shotgun sequence.
TACCATCTCCAGTGACATACTGAGGTTTTGATGGAAGCATTTTTCCATTTGGGAACCATGGAGCACCACAGACACTTCGAGGTACTGTAGTAAAAATAAAGGggtgacatttaaaataaatctgagtCCAGGGCATAATTGAATGACTCACTACAATATTTATCATGTCTGGCCAAGGACATACATCCTAGAAGCTGGGCAACTATCATTCACAGGACAGCTCGATGTACTGTCCTTTGGCAAGGGCAGTGCAGGGAATAACTACCAAAGAGCTAATGTTCTAAGAGAGATAACGAAACATGCAAGCAGATTACTTGCCTGATTTTCTGATAAGCATATTAGAAAGGCCTCATAAGGAGAAGGAGCTGATCTGGCAAAACAAGGAGGGTGGTCTATAGGTAGGATATACAGATAGTCTCAGCTTCCAAGGTTGTCCCTCCCTCGCTTATCTGTCCTTTCATTTGTTAGTTGCTAGAGAGGCAGACACACAGAACATCAAGGCTAACTTGTACTTGATGTGGTGTAAAAGGGGTGAAGATATCTTGTCGTAAAGATCTCGTCCTTCACATAGACAATGCAGATGCTACAGAAAGGTCTGTCCTCTTGGCTTATGTGGGATTCTCCAAGGCAGTCTCTGGGCCcacacatgcagccagacacATTAGAGcctatcctgagcctagcagtgGCTATTGCGACACCACCAATGTACTACTCTTTGCCTGgatgaggaggtggtggtggttagACCAAGATCAGAGCCTTCCTCCTTCCAGCAAGGTAGTGAACAACCACAGCTAGTATGCCCCTAAAGACTCCTGAACTCCTCTAGGTTTTAAACTTTCACAAGTCACACATGCAAGACCAAGCTGCCAATGAGTTAGTACATCTAACGTCCACTGTCACTGATGCCTTAGCCCCAAGCTGCTCAATTCTCCATCACTCTGTCACCATTGTTCACAGATGAACTATGGCAGAGAAAGCACACTAacgaataaaatattttgaatgcaCCTGCCAGGAGCATTGGCTCTTACATGACTAAGTCAGTGCAGTGAAGGCAGCGAAAAGCGCATTCTATTCTGCCATCAGTGAGTCAATGTCAGCGAGCAGAGCTATTTCACATAACCCTGAGGTTAAATCAGCACAGACATCAGACCCAAGCATTGACCATTACCAAGAACTTTCAGCTTACTTCATTGATAATCAGTCAAGCTTAACTGGGAAAGACAAATTCACCCCTGACCAGATCATATTCTCCACTCCACAACTCAACAGCATGACTCCACCATGTATGCCATAGCTCAGGAAaccctgaaaaatatttaaaccaCAAGCTGTGAAATGGATCCATGGTCTTCCTGCCTAGTAAAAGCCAGTAGGGAAATACAGCCACTACTTCTGCTTCTCTCTGAGAAGTAGTCTTTCCATAATCACCAAGCCCCTTGCAAAAGACAGTAGCTTCCCAATCCAAGAAGCCATAACTGGaccctgaaaacaaacaaacaaaaaaaacacaaacaaaccactCTTGATCCCATTCCTGGGCAAAGTAACTTAGAAAACAGTAGCCACTGCGTACATTTAAGGATAATCAAAACCTTAGACTCCCCCCTCAATGCAGAAACCCTAATGGCTGACAAGTTTACGATTACCATTAAACTCAATTAAAAGCTATTTATCTTCATGTTTCCTAGTGGCTAGAATCTGCAGAAGCAACATCTGTGTTAATGCACATGCCTGTGAAGCAACAGGGGAAAAGACCATGACAGTCTTATCTAGACTTACGTTGACAAGTTTGTACAGAAGGATCCCACACATTGTTTCCTTTGCAGTGACTAGTCATAGATTTTGCACCATCGGGCAAGACATAATTCGCCTCGCAGGTCAAGGTAATACCATCTCCAGTGACATATTGAGGTTTTGATGGAAGCATTTTTCCATTTGGGAACGGTGGAGCGCCACAGACACTTTGAGGTACTGTAGTAAAAAATAAATGCTTCTGCTTTGATTTGTAAAAATGTAATGTGTTCTGGAACTTCCAACAGCAAGTGACTGGGATGCCTCAGAATTAGGGCTTGGACCAGGACATAGCACAGACTGTTCTAAGGGCACAAGACAATAAACTTCTTGTCCATGTCCGTGATCACAAGGTTTGCTCGTATTACTTGAGCTCTATTGCTACCTCTCACACAGTGGACCATAAGCAAACTGCTAATCCATCTACATGACATAGCAGGAGCAGATGACTCTGTACTGAAGTGGTTGAGACTCAATGACTGAGGCTCCTCCTAATGGATGGCCCTCAGCTGTGAGATTCCACAGGGACCCATGCTATCCCCTTTCCTCTTCAATATCTACAGGCAGCCACGGGGAGAGAGAATTAAACACCACGCGCTCAGTTGCCAACACAGTATACCAACACTCAATTGTATTTTTCATTCTCAATAGATGCAACCACTGAAGTGTCAGAATGCctacccccctccacccccacaaaaaaccaaaacaaaacacaccagctTGTAGAGATGAACTCCCTTAGGAGAAATCCCACCTTAGGTCTAAAGTTTGCATTTCCTTTCTTCACTCTAAACAACCTTGTAGTCTAACCAAGCCTTGGAAGAACAAGGTTAGATTTTTATAATGCTGTGTGCTCAATGTGTAAGGGAAGATGACCTCTCAAATCCCATTTGCACTTACTTTTTTCACAAGTTGGTATTGGAGGAGACCATAAATTGTTGGCTTGGCATATAATCACATGACTGCCAACCATGAAGTAGCCAGCCTCGCATCCAAATGTAATGGCGTCTTGATATGAATAGGAAGGACCAAATCCACTTAGTTTTCTCCCATTTTCAACTTCTGCATTCTTGCACTGGACCACTGAAAATGAGTACGAATGTGAGAAACTCTTcttctaaagaaaaaataaagcccTGAAACATGTGAATAGCAtatctttacatttttttaaataaatggtggcTTTAATTCTGCATCCCATTCTCCCCCGACctaattttaaagtttatttcTACAACAGCTACCTAGGAGCTAGacgagaggaaaaaaaaataactaaacagATACATACAGATATTAAAATCTCAACACTGCATTTAATTGGATTCCTATTCACAAGTCCAAGAATAGCAAGGTTAAGGAAGAAATTCCCTTAGGTTTACCACAACCATACTACATGTGACAGTTAAAGTAGACCAATGACACAATTTCACTTCAGACAAAAAACCCCTAAGTTTTACTGAGGGTATCCAAATGTCCAACTGACAAAATGTTAACTTTGCTACTCATACTTAGTGGGTTTATGTCTCATGACTTTTCTTTGCTTCTGCACTCTTCACTTAGTGGATCTGTTGCTCTTGACCAATCAACACTACTCTCCCTCTTGTTCCTGAGCTcccaagatccaactctactatATTCTTGCTTTTGGTTGTCCTGCTATTATTGAACTTTATATTCTCATTTCCCCTAGCCCATCCTATGATTATACTTTCCATCAGTCTGCTTTACAAACAAACACTGATCCCTGGTccaaattctcagctggggtAATTATACAGAATCATTGATTTCAAGGGCACTACATGAGTTTATACTAACTGAGGATTTGGTCCCTTGTGTCTTTACTAGTTCATTATCCCTTGCAGAGGATGAGATTCTCTCAATTTGACAGCAACACAAAGCTAACACATCCAATGCTACTACGAAGAGAAGGGAGAATTCCAAGCTTTGTCACCAATACAAACATTGTCCAAATCAGTTTGGGATTGGCTGGTTGGACGCATTAGGATTCTGTTCTACATAGGTTAGAATACCACACTCATAATAATAGCGGACTGCCTTCCATtaatgcaggggtctcaaacacgtggttCATGTGGTCTGTagggttattttctgtggcccgccagctcccccgcccccccagcatttacctagagtggctccctccctgcctgccttgctccCCCACCGCTCCAGGAAGTGGCCGGGACCTGGGAGGCGGGGGtctgggaggggctgcagttccctgttcctggccaattggAGCTTCGGGGAAAGTACCTGAAGGAGccgccagggcaacacacagacccctgtgcccccagctTCCATCTGCTTTCTGGAgcggtgtgggggcagggcaggcagggaacctgccctgTCCCTGGTGTGCAGGGGGCCAGACCTgttccccaaacccctcctgtagccaaaccccctgccctgagctgcctgccacaccctgcaccccctgggggcagagaggggcagagttggggtggggatttcagggaaggggtgggaagaggtggggcctcacCGAAGGGGTAGAGCGGGGGGCGGGtggtcagtgatgcggcccttgggcaAATGTACTACTCCTCATGTGACCTTTTTGGTCATTTGAATTTGAGACCCCTGCATTAAGCAACATGCCTACATATCTGTCAAATGTTGATGTCATACCACTGTTTAAAGTCAAGTGAAATACAATATATCTGTGTGAGTGTGAATAGCCTAAAGCTGACTCATGAGTCTGGGCACTTGGAAACCGCCCTCACATGGGGCACACTAGGGAGATAACTGGTTAATCATCCAGTCCTTAACCAATTAAACAGGGTGGCTCAGCTCACTAGCTGAGGACAgctaaaagacaggaaaagaGGTAGTCTGGGAAGGAAGGGTTGGAGAAGCCCAGGATCACAGGGAGATAAGATCTCTCAGCCTGTCCCTAGGGAGAAGGTAAGAGCATTGTGCTGTGGGGAGCTTGTATTGTTATTGCACAGTATAAATACAAGCACATGATGCTGAGCTTGCCAAATAGTGCTCAAGAACTTTGTCATAGGGCAGGGTTCCCTCACCCCAGATTCCTCGCTGCAATCAGCTACACCAGATCTATATCATGCGAGTGGGAGATGAAAACTGAGCTCAGAGAGATCTTTACCACTACTTTTAAAGTTCTGAAGGGATGTACTACAAGTTTTTAACCAGCAAAACTGGTTGTCCTCCTATCCCACACAGTTCAACACATTCTGTTGAATCTTTTTTTCAGATTAAGGAATTcaggggaagagacaggattgTCTagcattggggatttttaaagaaaactactAATCTCCTGATGCCACATATCTGAAAATTAAACAGCGACACTTTGAACAACTAAAATCTGATATGGGTATGTTTAGGATTTGAACATATACCACAGAAGCAAAGGAATTCAAAGTTAAAGACAAACACAAACAAGATATCTGGGGTGCCCTATTTTATCCAGATGAGATATTTAATCTTAAACTTGAGTATccttttggtttgatttttataGAAGCTACAAAAAATAGTGACCTTTACACTGAGGGGGCTCTCCACTCCAAATCCCATTTTGGTCTTCGTCAGATGTACAATGAATAGATGCCTCTCCAATAAGTGAGAAAGGGTCTGTGCCTCTTGGTACAGTATTACAGATATAAGTTACTGTTGAGCCATAGGTGTAGTGAGTATTGGGGTCACCAGAATGCTCCCCATTCTTGATGTCTGGAGGTGGATGACATGGAATTTCTAGAAAATATTACAAGTTAAGAAAAAAGCATTTAACGGAAGCAGCACAACTACAACAAGGTACAATGTCTACAGACAATAGGGCAACAGTCATTCTGACTAGTGTAAAGAATTACAGAAGCCTACTGATTTTTACAGCAATATTATTCAAGGCAAGGGGATTTCCAATAGATCTGATGCATCTAAGCCTGCAATTTGACCCATTTTAGGTGTCTaatacacaatttttttaaaagtgatttcacTGAATCAGCTAAACTATTTGATAATGGGGGTTTGTAGTTAACAAGtgcaaaaccaccaaaaaaggtcagaaaaggagaaaatggaGATGTAGATACGTACCATTTTATGTTAGCAGTATATTGGGGAAAGGAGATGGTAAGGTGGTAGATGAacagaaaacagaggaaaaaaagagctCTGAAAACCTGAAAAAAGTCCATTAAAATGGATCTGAAAAGAATTTCCATAATAGCAGCAAATATACATTTATGGCACTGGATGAATAAAATATCCTAAGAGCCTGAAAAAAGCAAGCATGGTTTAGTtcccacatacatacatacatacatacagacaaACCTGAAACAGAACACAGCAAAACAGAAgttgaaataataaaactgtctaCAAATAAGTCATGGAAAAAAGCCTACTGTGATACAAAGGAAGTATCAGGATTATATGAAAACATATCCTGTTAACCTAAAATCAGTCAAACTCTAATCAGTTGTAGAACTATTTTCTTCAATATAGTGTAGACAGAATCAATTTGACACTGCCATAAATTCCATGTAAACTATTAATCACAAGTTGACAGTTGTGTTACCAGTTATTCAAGAAGTCAGGTTTACTCCTGATTTTCAATAAGTGAGTGAATTTGACCCATATGAGCTAGCTATCAGTAATCTTTAGGCATTTTCAATGGAATGGTACCTCCATTAGCTTTTAAAATGGTGAAAAAGCTAAGACGAACATTTTAACTATTTGTTTTCTGTACTTGTGAATTCGTTTTACAGCACAATTTACCTAAACTAGTCGCATGACGTGGCAATACCAGAATAGAATCATAAATGTATAAAATCCACTTACCTTCACAAAATGGAATATCATGATTCCATGCGACCCTTGTTTCATGGATCACACACAGACTAGTATTATGTCCAACTAATCTGAACCtaaacaagaacattttttaaaaggcaaaatttcTTAAATTACCAAACTTCTAAACCATCAGTTCAGATATTTTGAGTATACTTCTGTTCTGCCAGTAGGTGGCGATGACTTACTGAATTTCAGGTGATGCCAGTCTTATTATAAGACAAGAGTTACTTATTTTGCTAATTATTCTGACCAAAGCCATAAAATAGCAAGTGAGAAAAGTGACTCCAGCTACCAGAAGGATAGACATCTGAGATTTACATATAGATACCCAGTTCACCACTGCTGATTCTTTGAAAATTACCAAAGCAATGCCAAAGATACTGTAGAAGGAGGAAAATAGTTCTGAATTTGGCAGCCAATTAACACTCAGTGTAAGAGCTCAGTGCATTCTGTTTATTTGTTTGATGCATGATCCTACAGCCCAAACATCTAGAAAGAGGCAGATAAAGTTAATACAAATTACAAAATTCTGCCCTATGTACATATTTATATACAGTTATAGATGTGTAACAAAATATCAACAAAAcataatatttgaaaaatgtttataaagGGGAGGCCTATTTAAAAATTTTGAAACCCTATTTAAAAAAGTCATTCCAAGATTTGAAAGCAAATCTTTTCAAGTTTGAATACAAGATACTAAAAAAGTAGGTTCACACGATGGAAACGCTGACCCAACCTTCTTTACATTGAACATGCAGAACAGCTAAAAAGTTGCAGCTATTTCAGGAACTTCGTACTCCAGAATGCCCCACTGAAGGTTTGTCATAATTTGCTATCTAGACCTTTGTACTGACTACAACAGAAGAGAAAAGTagagtatgggggggaggggggaatcttcAACATCCTTACCCTTCGTCACAAGAAAATGTAATGTTCGAACCAAATACGAGATCTTTGATATGAACCTTGCCATTAGCTAGGTCTCCTGGATGTCCACATGATTTccctaaagaaaataaaatgggaaTTAGATTTTTCTTTCTATGTTCTGTTACAAAAGATAACTAAAGGTAAACAATAAGTGACCCACATTTTTGCATGCGACTAATGTAAAGTTAagtgtgttatttttaaaagcctgCGAAAACAAGAAAAAGGCCCTCAAATGTGATGAATTAACATATTGTGTTATGAGTGGAATGGATAAGACCAGTGCCCTTCTAGTGAAATATCATCCCTATTGGTTATAAGCAATCACGTTGCCAGGCTACAGATTGAGTCCTGCTAATATACCATGCAACTTATTCAAATTACTAGGAACCCAAATCAAGTGAATTACACAGAAAACAATACAACCAGATGCCAAAAATTTTGTGGCAGACTTAAAGAGCCCTATCCTGCAAGATGCACTTTAGCTCTCGCATCCTTCTGGAAAGTAAAAGGAAGTATTGGATATAATTCTCTCTCAAGGAAAGCATAACCCTCCACACAGCgctcccagcccagagagagaaaacaaaaatttaactGATATCATCATCACAGCAATGCAAATCGGTATCACTAACTCATGGGCTTGGCATGCTTTTGTCAATAACTACATGCAATGTCTGCATTAGTCTAGTCTCCATGTacaatcctggccctattgaatgGAAgtgctgccactgacttcaagtaGGCCAGAATTTCATCTTCTGTGTTAAAGTTTTAGATTTGATTCTTTAGGGGAGCTTTATGTGCctcctaaaaaacaaacaattctgtCTGAAAAACTGTGTCCCTTTCAAGCTCCAGATCATCAAAGGTTACAAAATCCTCATTCCAGTCCAGAAGAGCTTTTAACCTGTTAGTGTTTTCTGACCCGAGTGTggaggggtggcagagggaagagaggagaaaaaccttACCTTGACAAAACACTTTGGGTTCTGACCACACAGATTCATTTACACAAGTAAGAGTGGAAGACTGTCCAGGGACTCTTTGGTATCCTGAGCGGCAGCTGTACTTCACTGAGGTCCCAACTGGAAAGATTTCCTTGACCTTAAACTCATCTTGCAGTTCAGCAAAGCTTAGCCTTGGTGGGACACCACAATGACCTATAAAAAAGAAATATCATTGTAACTTtggaaaaaacccaaactcttTAGTTTTTGTGTTTTAACTAAGCCTTAACTGACacagaggctgggattttcaaaagagcctaggAAAGATTCAATGGGTTCTGGGCATAGAACTTCCTTAGGCCCTTTTAAAATCCCAGCTTGAAATCTTAAAACAAGGAGTAAAGGGTAGCTCGCACTACCAATCTGTGAGGCACAAGGTAAGAAAAAGATAACAGTACTGTGTTTagatacttatttaaaaaaatcctaaatccACAGAACAAGCGTGACTAGTTAAGCAGTGGGGTAAGATCAACAGAACTTGAAATTTGAAAGCAAATGTTATCTGTCACCGTGGCATGCAATTTTCAGAGATACCAGCCCTTTAACTTAATTGCATGTCCAACAGCTCATAGCAATTCGATTTGAGTCCAAACAACAACAAGGATgtttgttgaagaaaaaaatgctttccCCTTTTTCTTGATCTGCTTCTTCACCTTATGACAGTGTGACAACTCCACTTCCAACTGCATTTCTCTAAATCTGTAGTATTTTGACTAGTTTGCTTAGGCAAACAAGAAATCTGCAGAAACATAAGGCTGCACATCAGACATCAACTTTCCACTAAATGGTGCTTAATTATGATGCTTACTCTGCAGTAAAGGAACAGCTACTTAATCTACAGTATTTATGGTTCCAGATGCGTTGGACACAGATTCCACTCTTGGTGGACATGAGCACCATGCACTAGAGATTGAAATCTTTTTGGCTAGCAGTATCTGTTGGGGCCATACCTGGATCCTTGCTCAATCACTGACCACCCTCAGGGCATAAAGATGGTGCAAATCTAACCATCTCTCAGTTCATTTGCCAACATAGAATCCCATAGGATTAGGACTCCACATTAGGGGGAGACGGAGCTGTCTGTTCAAAGCCCCAGACTGTGGAGCAGATGAGGAAGTTGCCTGTGGTGAAATCTGCGCTTTTTCTTCAGAGGCTCAGACAAATCAGGGAGCACTGCCTGAACTATGGCTGCTTTTATTGTTCTCTTTTACAGGATGGGACACTGCACTCCTTAGAGCTCGGAGCAGCCCTGCAATTAATCCTTCAGAGTCTGGAGTGTCTCATTGTTGCCCTCAAATGGAAGGTCTTCAATTTTTGCCTCTTGGAATCCCTGAGGGTTGCAGTCACGGCAATCCCCTCATAGAAATGGCGACGGCCACTGTTCACACTGCAGCGTCAGACACAGTTAGTCTGCAGAGATGTTCTGGCAGTTTTAGACCTCTGCCATAGGTGTTTTCTGTTCTTCTTGGTGTTCCTTGAATAACTTATCCACAAAATTGGGCAGTTCAtcccattttaaattttttttttttgggtaaacCACACAGTAATGCTTGGTAACTTGCTACCCTCATTTATAGACTTGTGGAAGAACAGACCTTTCAGCCAAAGAAGTCAAGGAGTCTCTCTCTTGAGGGATGAGCTTAGAGGACCATACAGTTTTGTCCTGTACTGTACAGCTTGGACAACCACAGAGCCAGGTGTAGGTAGCTCAAAAATATTTAAGCCTCTTTGTGGGGACCTGATTGACAGTCTGCATGCCATGTTCATTCTTTTTAAgaaactatgataaattttgtacaaagtatgccttttgAGACATGTCCTGGGTAGATTAAGCCCATCAAGGGGTGTCTGGTCACATAGTCAGCAGGGATTTTATACCCCAACTGCCAGTGTTTCTgacacacaaaacaggagtgtGTGACCTAGCAGTCTCAGTCCTCTAGGGCATCCCTTGCTACCAGGGTAGCATGACCTAGCAGTCAGGGTAGATTGCACCATCACCCAAGATCTCAGGCCCTCTGTCAGGGCAGagcagcaaacacacacacagtctcaatATAGTCTAGCATTTTGACTCTGGTGAATAGTAGACAACTGTAAACCTCTAGGTCTACAATGGGGGAACTGCCACCCCAGTGGGGGCTAGCAGCAGGGGAacccagctcagggccctaacaGAGTGTTATGCCACTGGATCAGCAGGAATCTGCCCAAAACACAGTGAGATCTCAGTCCTATGACCAGACTACTGTCTATttcccctgggccacttcctacctggTCTCCTAGTAGAGCagtccatgggtgctctggggtcaTCTGCTGGCAAGGTCTGCAGAAactcaaatccccccccccccgccaggtcACCACTGTCTTTCCAGTGTCCACCAGGGGTTCAGCATGCCTAGCCTCTATGAGGGAGCTCATATTAGACATCCTTTCTCCTCAGCAGTCCAGCCCAACTGAGCAGCGCTGCTTCCCTTTATACCCTGTCTccagactgagcatgctcagcaggGACGGAGGGGTGTGGCTTCCTCAGCttgcaatgcacagttaaccccTGGGGGGCCTGTGTAGGGTAGATAGACCTCATCACAAGGCATCatgtgaaaactcataatctgctggacctcattgtcctgataaaatatgtgcaacactgtatgtaaagttagAAGATTTTACTGTATAATGTCACTGTGACATGTTCCAAAGTTAGAAAAACAGGCCCAAACCAGTTCTTCAAAGACAAAAGACACACTAACAAACACCCCAGCTAGTATCAACATAATCAAATGGACTACCATGTGGCCATTCTCTGTGAGAAAGAAGGGCATGAGCTAGAACTTTACATACTGGCAATGGAACACCTGGGGGTTTTCCATGTAAACAGACTGTTGCCTGAACCCCAGCTGTAGATAGGCCTCAAAGAGGGGAGAAGGATATAAAACTGAGAAACAGAAGCTCCCAAATCACCTCTCTCCACTCATGACATCAATAATGTTTGAAACATAAAGGAAGCATcactgaactggggggagatCCTAGCTGAAGCAATCCAGCCAGACGGCTATAAGCTGGTGGGGAGGCAAACCTTTTTGCTTTTAAGCATGCTTAGTTTGTGAAATTAAGTATTAGTTTGCAAGTAATGcggcataaaaatcagaattggttacaaaaaaagaaatagatgttaagtgattgcattttaccttttatctgtaggtaataaacttgttttattgtttcatctaaaccagtgtgtttggattgaagtatTTGGGAATCTCCACGTTTGTGCACATCATTTTCCACTGATGAAATGATGGCCTTTAtgtgagcttgcattgttcagtagAGAGCTTGACAGTACAAGAAACACATTTCAGAGACAAGATCTGGGACAGGGAAGTTGCTGGTGGTgccctgtatgtaattcatgaaTGGCTGGCCAGAGCATTCATGTAATTCAGGTGGGCATGATTTTGCACGCTTGAGGCTGTGTGTGATCTGGCCAGGAGTGgttgttctcacagcaaagcagtgtacaAGGCATCCCAGACTGGAAAACTGAGGGGACACAGTTGACCATCTGTCCAGACTGTATCCTTGGGAGTATCACACTGCTATCTCCAAGAAAGTGGACAGAAGATATCAGAGAGAAAAGCCAGCGTGTGGGGTTCTGCCTTGTAGTCATGGGAAGTAAGAAGAAAGTGAGAGGTGGCTGGGCCCACTCCACCCTTTGTACCCCCTGACGGAGAGGAGTGGAGGAAAAGGGCACAGATGCAGCTAAATGGATACCACTAGCCAAAAAGAACTGGATTTTCAACCCATGGGGGGCATGAGTACCAATCGTGGAATCTGTGTGAACAGTCACTCAAAGAACAATCTTtttttgcagaagaaaaatattggcAGCTGATTAaagaggctcagctgggcagcaATAGGCGGGCCGTATAAAGCCTAGAACTGAAAGGCAGATACTctcaggggaaagggaggagtgaATGGAGACTACAGTCACTTCCTGGGAAAAAGAAGGAGACTTTTGGGAACTGATAGGCCTAGGAACGAAAAGGGAACTAGAAATAGGAAGTAGCGCAGGAATAGAGCAGTGAGACGGCCCAAACTGCTAAGCTGAAGGTCCCTGGACTAAAACCCAGAACAGAGGGCAAgcctaggttcccctaccagccactggctGAACGGTACTGAGGCAGTGAGCGAGAGGACGGTCTAGGATTATTGATGGCTAAACCACCCCTGGAAGAGGGGAGCACAGTTAGTGACATGGCCAGAAGGTTGAGCCATGAAGAGGACACTATGGTTtctgaggctgcaggaggaacTAAAGGCAGATGGAGTGAGCGTGCGAACTGCAGGGAGACTGGCCTTGAGCTAATCTCCAGAGTATCGGGAAGAGGCCCCAGTCCAGAGGTGAGTGGTACATCCTGCGACAGGCAGGCTTCCTTTCAACACCTCCCCATGGGGCCTTCCCTCCTGAGGGTTGGCAACCCACCCAGCTAGAGCCTTCCTGCAGGAAGTCAAATACAGAGAAGTCACAGACAAATCTAGGAATCACAGTATCCATAACATTCTCTGTACTGAGATGCACTTGCAGTATGAAACATAGTGGGAGAcgtaggctatggctacactaccacagtgctactcaaagtggtggtccgtggaccagtGCCGGTCGGCGAGCCACCAGCTGCCAGTCTGAGTGCACATTGGGGGAACAAAATTGCCAgccccccacatcagatagcttgagaagcactgcactagagagcttacaatgGCCCAGCTGCAGCAACGCTGCTCTAAAGTAGCTGCTCTAAAGCAACTGGAGAGACCTCTTCCATCAAATGAGCTACTGCTGCTCGTTTAAGGGGcattaattatgttgatgggagaagctctcccgtggatatagcactgttcacaccagcacATAGGCTGGTGTAACTTAGGTCGTTCAGCTGGAGGTTCATTCACATCTGagcgacataagtggtagtgtagacttaGTCccggtctacactgggggagatCGAtttaagatatgcaacttcaacttcgagaatagcatagctgaagtcactcccccgtcaactcttGCAGCGGTGGACTACcaaagtcaacgggagagcacttGGGGATCAATTTATGGCATCTAGAAGGCggatagtg
Coding sequences within:
- the LOC119846319 gene encoding complement component receptor 1-like protein isoform X2, which encodes MVTLSGKLFSGSSNWSKRCSLSAFDRGLNALLVFLKARLSCREARGEEFSSDGRTEAPSLAVTRALGEAPSHPQPMIRLGVRGDQLALESKRDGPVPLGSNTNWRRKTPASSPAEKTSSGHCGVPPRLSFAELQDEFKVKEIFPVGTSVKYSCRSGYQRVPGQSSTLTCVNESVWSEPKVFCQGKSCGHPGDLANGKVHIKDLVFGSNITFSCDEGFRLVGHNTSLCVIHETRVAWNHDIPFCEEIPCHPPPDIKNGEHSGDPNTHYTYGSTVTYICNTVPRGTDPFSLIGEASIHCTSDEDQNGIWSGEPPQCKVVQCKNAEVENGRKLSGFGPSYSYQDAITFGCEAGYFMVGSHVIICQANNLWSPPIPTCEIPQSVCGAPPFPNGKMLPSKPQYVTGDGITLTCEANYVLPDGAKSMTSHCKGNNVWDPSVQTCQLPRSVCGAPWFPNGKMLPSKPQYVTGDGITLTCEVNYVLPNDAKSMTSHCKRNNMWDPPVQICQRVCPDLVISHGRVKSGGKPHYVVGDHVTIECYAAYTMPGEPKIHCTDKFKWEPVIPECRLRVYIIIIICVIVIAAGMLTVTLVYKKFFSQKGSYQTDENGQEACILNAKVPDETEASALKN
- the LOC119846319 gene encoding complement component receptor 1-like protein isoform X3; translated protein: MVTLSGKLFSGSSNWSKRCSLSAFDRGLNALLVFLKARLSCREARGEEFSSDGRTEAPSLAVTRALGEAPSHPQPMIRLGVRGDQLALESKRDGPVPLGSNTNWRRKTPASSPAEKTSSGHCGVPPRLSFAELQDEFKVKEIFPVGTSVKYSCRSGYQRVPGQSSTLTCVNESVWSEPKVFCQGKSCGHPGDLANGKVHIKDLVFGSNITFSCDEGFRLVGHNTSLCVIHETRVAWNHDIPFCEEIPCHPPPDIKNGEHSGDPNTHYTYGSTVTYICNTVPRGTDPFSLIGEASIHCTSDEDQNGIWSGEPPQCKVVQCKNAEVENGRKLSGFGPSYSYQDAITFGCEAGYFMVGSHVIICQANNLWSPPIPTCEKIPQSVCGAPPFPNGKMLPSKPQYVTGDGITLTCEANYVLPDGAKSMTSHCKGNNVWDPSVQTCQLPRSVCGAPWFPNGKMLPSKPQYVTGDGITLTCEVNYVLPNDAKSMTSHCKRNNMWDPPVQICQRVCPDLVISHGRVKSGGKPHYVVGDHVTIECYAAYTMPGEPKIHCTDKFKWEPVIPECRLRVYIIIIICVIVIAAGMLTVTLVYKKFFSQKGKHVSTSPTAEYTSCKT
- the LOC119846319 gene encoding membrane cofactor protein-like isoform X9 yields the protein MEPLRPSWIPRLSALLALALGHCGVPPRLSFAELQDEFKVKEIFPVGTSVKYSCRSGYQRVPGQSSTLTCVNESVWSEPKVFCQGKSCGHPGDLANGKVHIKDLVFGSNITFSCDEGFRLVGHNTSLCVIHETRVAWNHDIPFCEEIPCHPPPDIKNGEHSGDPNTHYTYGSTVTYICNTVPRGTDPFSLIGEASIHCTSDEDQNGIWSGEPPQCKVVQCKNAEVENGRKLSGFGPSYSYQDAITFGCEAGYFMVGSHVIICQANNLWSPPIPTCEKIPQSVCGAPPFPNGKMLPSKPQYVTGDGITLTCEANYVLPDGAKSMTSHCKGNNVWDPSVQTCQLPRSVCGAPWFPNGKMLPSKPQYVTGDGITLTCEVNYVLPNDAKSMTSHCKRNNMWDPPVQICQRVCPDLVISHGRVKSGGKPHYVVGDHVTIECYAAYTMPGEPKIHCTDKFKWEPVIPECRLRVYIIIIICVIVIAAGMLTVTLVYKKFFSQKGKHVSTSPTAEYTSCKT